A window from Pontibacillus yanchengensis encodes these proteins:
- a CDS encoding cobalamin B12-binding domain-containing protein, with translation MNHYTQMATYFLEGNEDEALQYLQTAQTPFNRLLAFENLLTPTMYHIGDLWENNQISVADEHLATAVCDFVLSQVDYRATKQDLDQSKKVLLFGVEEEQHYLGLKMVASVFRDQGWKVRYLGPNLPLGHVIKQIDTFKPDVIGVSASLSYRLPKLQEVVESFQNLEWNPQILIGGRMAKKHDLSKFVSDKVFVMKDLEQLQGWLEGDQNSVDATSS, from the coding sequence TTGAATCATTATACACAAATGGCAACGTATTTTCTTGAAGGTAATGAAGATGAAGCTTTGCAATACTTGCAAACCGCTCAGACACCTTTTAATCGTTTGTTAGCTTTCGAAAACCTTCTAACGCCTACGATGTATCATATTGGTGATCTATGGGAAAACAACCAAATATCCGTTGCGGATGAACATTTGGCTACCGCCGTGTGTGACTTTGTATTATCTCAGGTAGATTATAGGGCGACAAAGCAAGACCTTGATCAATCAAAGAAAGTGCTTTTATTCGGTGTAGAAGAAGAACAGCATTATTTGGGCTTGAAAATGGTGGCATCCGTTTTCCGTGATCAGGGATGGAAAGTAAGATATTTAGGACCTAATCTACCTCTTGGTCATGTAATAAAACAAATTGATACATTCAAGCCTGATGTGATTGGAGTTTCTGCATCTTTGTCGTATCGTTTGCCTAAGTTACAAGAAGTAGTTGAATCTTTTCAAAACTTAGAATGGAACCCTCAAATTTTGATTGGGGGACGAATGGCCAAGAAACATGATTTATCAAAATTCGTATCGGACAAAGTGTTTGTAATGAAAGATTTAGAACAGTTACAGGGGTGGCTAGAGGGGGATCAAAATAGTGTCGATGCAACTAGTTCATGA
- a CDS encoding antibiotic biosynthesis monooxygenase family protein — MYIVDSTVVVPEEKVEELIEIYQNRSRSVDAWQGFRSFQLLQNDKKPGELTVHMEWDSKEDYMRWATSEEFKRIHELEKNYPDQELANIPPKVSRYKVVAQ, encoded by the coding sequence ATGTATATAGTAGATTCTACAGTTGTAGTACCTGAAGAAAAGGTCGAGGAATTAATAGAAATCTACCAAAATCGTTCTCGCAGTGTAGATGCTTGGCAGGGATTTCGTTCGTTTCAACTTTTACAAAATGATAAAAAGCCTGGTGAATTGACCGTTCATATGGAATGGGATTCAAAAGAGGATTACATGCGTTGGGCCACGAGTGAAGAATTTAAACGCATTCATGAGCTTGAAAAGAATTATCCTGATCAGGAGCTTGCGAACATCCCTCCAAAAGTATCAAGGTATAAGGTCGTCGCACAATGA
- a CDS encoding VLRF1 family aeRF1-type release factor, with protein MSIEKELKRLENLHVNKPDGVLTMYLNTDLADPEQQGGEWKIHFKNGMNNFDHYLQESDNKDEKRNFRELKEKIETYVQDYERNLSKSLIVIASTDGSVWFAQPVQMPVKTEFFWEETPVLDQLKELYNKFPKTGIILVQQEQVKVIGAELGSVQGTKHYELDLDTDDWREAQGPHQAQASMGKGGKSPQKEQFEDRFEANQQRWYKSLAPTLDKLAKNEGFEEVILVGAREEAEEIESHMNKPVKEIVNKNLLEHEETKVIDEVIL; from the coding sequence ATGAGTATTGAAAAAGAACTAAAACGACTAGAAAATCTTCATGTGAATAAACCAGATGGTGTTTTAACCATGTATCTAAACACGGACCTAGCTGATCCTGAACAGCAAGGTGGAGAATGGAAAATTCATTTTAAGAATGGTATGAATAATTTTGATCACTACTTACAAGAAAGTGACAATAAAGATGAGAAACGTAATTTCAGAGAGTTGAAAGAAAAGATTGAAACATATGTACAGGATTATGAGCGTAATCTTTCTAAAAGTCTAATTGTTATTGCTTCGACAGATGGTTCAGTATGGTTTGCTCAACCGGTGCAGATGCCAGTTAAGACAGAGTTTTTCTGGGAAGAAACACCTGTATTGGACCAATTGAAGGAACTGTATAATAAGTTTCCTAAGACAGGAATTATTCTTGTACAACAAGAGCAAGTGAAAGTTATAGGAGCTGAACTAGGTTCTGTTCAAGGAACGAAGCATTATGAACTAGATTTAGATACAGATGATTGGAGAGAAGCTCAAGGACCTCACCAAGCTCAAGCTTCTATGGGCAAAGGTGGTAAGAGCCCTCAGAAGGAGCAATTTGAAGATCGTTTTGAAGCCAATCAACAACGTTGGTATAAGAGCTTGGCTCCGACACTAGATAAACTAGCTAAAAATGAAGGATTTGAAGAAGTCATACTTGTTGGTGCTAGAGAAGAAGCAGAGGAAATTGAATCTCATATGAACAAACCAGTAAAAGAAATTGTGAATAAAAACTTACTAGAACATGAAGAAACTAAAGTAATTGATGAAGTGATTCTGTAA
- a CDS encoding YqaE/Pmp3 family membrane protein yields MLYLLAILLPPVAVLFVGKPFQAFLNLLLTMALWVPGAVHAALVVKDSKDDRRMKKYAQAQ; encoded by the coding sequence ATGTTATATTTACTAGCTATACTATTACCACCTGTAGCCGTATTATTTGTAGGTAAACCATTCCAAGCTTTTCTAAATTTATTGCTTACCATGGCTCTTTGGGTTCCTGGAGCAGTACATGCTGCATTAGTCGTAAAAGATAGTAAAGATGATCGAAGAATGAAGAAGTACGCACAAGCCCAATAA
- a CDS encoding transporter substrate-binding domain-containing protein, with translation MRNYRFLFLFSLAFLLVLSACGGSSSESTEASNEEKSEEQNKETKQKNWEKVQEQGEIVVGTSGTLYATSFHPEDSDQLSGYDVEVMREVAKKLGVEVKFQEIGIDGLFSAVKSGRIDAAINDIEITEKRKDTYSFSEPYKYSYTTMIVREEDLSGIETLEDLEGKKAGGGATTVFSDIARHFGAEVVTYGNATNDVYLRDVDNGRTDTVINDYYLQSIALKAMPQFDLVLHPDIRFHPTEQGILLGKEDQTLQKKINEALAELREDGTLTKISKEFFVGKDASKKPDKEIREIEGVDF, from the coding sequence ATGAGAAATTATAGATTTTTATTTCTATTTAGCTTAGCTTTTCTTCTTGTATTGTCTGCTTGTGGTGGTTCAAGCTCTGAGTCAACAGAAGCGTCTAATGAAGAAAAAAGCGAAGAACAAAATAAAGAAACAAAACAAAAGAATTGGGAAAAAGTTCAAGAACAAGGTGAAATTGTTGTCGGTACTTCTGGAACACTTTACGCTACTTCCTTCCACCCAGAGGATTCAGATCAATTATCCGGCTATGACGTTGAAGTTATGCGTGAAGTAGCGAAGAAGCTTGGAGTAGAAGTGAAATTTCAAGAAATCGGAATTGACGGTCTATTCTCCGCAGTAAAAAGTGGGCGAATTGATGCAGCCATTAACGATATTGAAATCACTGAGAAACGAAAAGATACTTACTCATTTAGTGAACCTTACAAATATTCCTATACAACCATGATTGTACGGGAAGAAGATTTAAGTGGCATTGAAACATTAGAGGACCTTGAAGGTAAAAAAGCTGGTGGTGGAGCTACAACTGTATTTAGTGATATTGCTCGTCACTTCGGTGCTGAAGTAGTGACTTACGGAAACGCCACCAATGATGTGTATTTACGAGATGTAGATAATGGCCGTACCGATACCGTTATTAACGATTATTACCTACAAAGCATCGCACTTAAAGCAATGCCTCAATTTGATTTAGTGCTCCATCCTGATATCCGTTTCCATCCAACGGAACAAGGAATATTACTTGGTAAAGAGGACCAAACGTTACAGAAAAAGATTAATGAAGCTTTAGCAGAGCTTAGAGAAGACGGAACACTTACTAAGATTTCAAAAGAATTCTTCGTTGGTAAGGATGCCTCTAAAAAGCCTGACAAAGAAATTAGAGAAATTGAAGGAGTAGACTTTTAA
- a CDS encoding amino acid ABC transporter permease: protein MLNLLVSPTFWQEVEFDKLFNPELAWESLPVVLEGLPLTIAISFIGMAIGLVLGFFLSLGRTSTSIFLRWPSRLYISFMRGTPILVFLFILYFGFPFIGITLSAFTAAIIGFGLNSAAYIAEIIRASLSSVSKGQWESSRALGLSKWQTLWHIIVPQAVRVAMPPLTNVFLDIVKATSLAAVISVPEMIQKAQTVIGRTADSMTLYLLVAFIYWPLCVLIATFQEYLERRFDFYKK from the coding sequence ATGTTGAATTTACTGGTAAGTCCTACATTCTGGCAGGAAGTTGAATTTGATAAGCTCTTTAACCCTGAGCTAGCTTGGGAGAGCCTTCCGGTTGTATTAGAAGGACTACCTTTAACGATTGCCATCTCGTTCATCGGGATGGCAATCGGTTTAGTGTTAGGGTTTTTCTTATCTCTTGGGCGAACCTCCACATCGATTTTTTTACGTTGGCCATCTCGTTTATATATATCGTTCATGCGAGGTACACCCATATTAGTGTTCTTATTTATCCTCTACTTCGGTTTTCCTTTTATCGGAATCACTCTTTCAGCATTCACCGCTGCGATTATAGGCTTTGGCCTAAACAGCGCAGCTTATATAGCAGAGATTATCCGTGCGTCTCTTAGTAGTGTCTCAAAAGGTCAATGGGAATCATCTCGTGCTCTCGGTTTAAGTAAATGGCAAACGCTATGGCATATTATTGTTCCTCAAGCAGTAAGAGTAGCAATGCCACCTTTAACAAACGTTTTCTTAGACATCGTTAAAGCAACCTCACTAGCAGCCGTTATCTCTGTTCCAGAAATGATTCAAAAAGCGCAAACTGTTATTGGACGAACGGCTGATTCGATGACCCTTTATCTATTAGTCGCATTTATTTATTGGCCCTTATGTGTCCTTATCGCTACTTTTCAAGAATACTTGGAAAGAAGATTTGATTTTTATAAAAAGTAG
- a CDS encoding glycine betaine ABC transporter substrate-binding protein, whose amino-acid sequence MNNFKKLIPALFLGMLLLLAACGGGGNEEGSSGDNTEGNGETSEEGTSGEKGEIKIGLNNWAENVAVSNMWKVILENKGYTVDLTQVEKGALYTALEGGDLDVGLEVWLPNTDKPFYEQYKDSLAWHDVWFEGTTLGLAVPSYVEDVNSMNDLKGKADMFGGKIVGIDAGASLMKLTQDALKDYELENYELQSSSGPVMTAELGKAVEDEEPILVTLWKPHWVFAEYDVKFLEDSKKVYGEKEDINWVSRKAFADDQPQVTESLNTWKMDDQSLGSLMNTIKKEGDPAVGAKKWVENNQDLVKEWTSSIE is encoded by the coding sequence ATGAATAACTTTAAGAAGTTAATTCCAGCACTATTCTTAGGAATGCTGTTACTACTAGCTGCATGTGGTGGCGGCGGTAACGAAGAAGGGTCAAGTGGCGACAATACAGAAGGAAACGGAGAAACATCAGAAGAAGGTACATCTGGTGAAAAAGGCGAAATTAAAATCGGTCTAAATAACTGGGCTGAGAACGTTGCAGTTTCAAATATGTGGAAAGTTATCCTTGAGAACAAAGGGTACACAGTAGATCTTACACAAGTTGAAAAAGGTGCTTTATATACAGCCCTTGAAGGCGGTGACTTAGATGTAGGTTTAGAAGTATGGTTGCCTAACACAGACAAGCCATTCTATGAGCAGTATAAGGATTCTCTTGCATGGCATGATGTTTGGTTTGAAGGTACTACATTAGGTCTAGCAGTTCCAAGTTATGTGGAAGATGTAAACAGTATGAATGACCTTAAAGGGAAAGCTGATATGTTTGGTGGTAAAATTGTAGGTATTGACGCAGGTGCAAGTCTTATGAAGCTAACCCAAGATGCTCTTAAAGATTATGAGCTTGAGAATTATGAGCTTCAATCTTCTTCTGGTCCAGTTATGACAGCTGAGCTTGGTAAGGCTGTTGAAGATGAAGAACCGATTCTTGTTACGCTTTGGAAGCCTCACTGGGTATTCGCTGAATACGATGTGAAATTCCTAGAAGATTCTAAGAAGGTTTATGGCGAGAAAGAAGATATTAACTGGGTTTCTCGTAAAGCATTTGCTGACGATCAACCACAAGTAACAGAATCATTAAACACATGGAAAATGGATGACCAAAGCCTAGGAAGCCTTATGAATACAATTAAAAAAGAAGGCGACCCTGCAGTTGGCGCTAAGAAATGGGTAGAAAACAACCAAGACTTAGTGAAAGAATGGACATCTTCTATTGAATAA
- a CDS encoding conserved virulence factor C family protein, whose translation MKIVSIEPTPSPNSMKINLDEKLPEGVTQNYKQGDAIDDAPAYIQSLLDIDGVKSLYHVMDFIALDRHPKYAWEDILPKTRNVFGTLENEEEEQETNNQRNASTEDSFGEVKVYVQMFRGIPMQVKLEEGDQEKRGGLPESFMNAAMEASPASSNMVMERQWVEQNPRFGDMSDIETEVVEELTASYDEERLKELVQRAFEVDPGDHETKENDKSAISLETLDDPDWKVRYAALDRMNPTYADLPILEKALQDEKASIRRLATAYLGMIEEPEVLPYLYTALKDKSVTVRRTAGDCISDLGFPEATPEMIDSLSDKNKLVRWRAAMFLYEVGDERALHALREAIEDPEFEVRMQAKMALQRIEGGEEAKGSVWHQMTQARKNNG comes from the coding sequence ATGAAAATCGTGTCTATCGAACCGACACCTAGCCCCAATTCGATGAAAATCAATTTAGATGAAAAACTTCCAGAGGGCGTAACACAAAATTATAAACAAGGTGATGCAATAGATGATGCACCTGCTTATATTCAAAGCCTTCTAGACATTGACGGGGTTAAAAGTCTTTACCATGTAATGGACTTTATTGCTTTAGATCGACATCCAAAATACGCTTGGGAAGACATCCTTCCTAAAACACGAAACGTTTTTGGAACGTTAGAAAACGAAGAAGAGGAACAAGAAACAAACAACCAAAGAAATGCTTCCACTGAAGACTCTTTTGGTGAGGTTAAGGTATATGTACAAATGTTCCGTGGCATACCTATGCAGGTCAAGCTCGAAGAAGGGGATCAAGAAAAACGTGGAGGCTTACCTGAATCATTTATGAATGCTGCTATGGAAGCATCACCAGCCTCTTCAAATATGGTTATGGAACGCCAATGGGTCGAACAAAACCCTAGATTTGGTGACATGAGCGACATTGAGACAGAAGTCGTCGAAGAACTTACCGCCAGTTATGATGAAGAGCGTTTGAAAGAACTAGTTCAACGCGCTTTCGAAGTAGACCCTGGTGATCATGAGACAAAAGAGAACGACAAGAGTGCCATATCACTCGAAACATTGGATGATCCTGATTGGAAGGTCCGCTATGCTGCTCTAGACCGAATGAATCCAACGTATGCTGACTTGCCTATTCTCGAGAAGGCATTACAAGATGAGAAAGCTTCCATTAGACGACTTGCAACTGCCTATCTTGGTATGATTGAAGAACCAGAAGTATTACCTTATTTATATACAGCACTTAAGGATAAATCCGTTACCGTTCGCCGCACAGCAGGAGACTGTATTTCCGATTTAGGTTTTCCGGAAGCAACACCAGAAATGATTGACTCGTTATCTGATAAAAATAAGCTTGTCCGATGGAGAGCAGCTATGTTTTTATATGAAGTAGGAGATGAACGTGCCCTCCATGCCTTACGCGAGGCAATTGAAGATCCGGAATTCGAGGTACGAATGCAAGCCAAAATGGCATTACAACGCATTGAAGGCGGCGAAGAAGCAAAAGGCTCTGTTTGGCATCAAATGACACAAGCAAGAAAAAATAACGGATAG
- a CDS encoding BrxA/BrxB family bacilliredoxin — protein sequence MNAYEEYMRQMAQPMRDELTTAGFQELTTPEEVDQFMTTAEGPAIVVVNSVCGCAAGLARPSAKESLNNEKRPTHAVTVFAGQDREATNRMREYFEGYEPSSPSMALVENGKVLHFIPRDDIEDHEPEEILANLTQAYNQYC from the coding sequence ATGAACGCATATGAAGAATATATGAGACAAATGGCGCAACCAATGCGCGACGAACTTACAACAGCGGGCTTTCAAGAGTTAACAACCCCTGAAGAGGTAGATCAATTCATGACAACTGCTGAGGGGCCTGCGATAGTCGTAGTAAACTCAGTTTGCGGATGTGCAGCTGGCTTAGCTCGTCCATCAGCGAAAGAATCATTGAATAACGAGAAGCGCCCAACACACGCTGTAACTGTATTTGCAGGTCAAGACCGCGAAGCAACCAATCGAATGAGAGAATATTTCGAAGGGTATGAACCATCTTCCCCTTCCATGGCATTAGTGGAAAACGGCAAAGTCCTTCATTTCATCCCACGCGATGACATTGAAGACCACGAACCAGAAGAAATCCTAGCAAACTTAACACAAGCATATAATCAATATTGTTAA
- a CDS encoding 3'-5' exonuclease, with protein sequence MLRSRSRFRYTLEEDIPLSTSLRELSFVVVDTETTGFQVEKEDRLIEIGAVGIEHLQVKEETAFQSYINPHRSIPATIEQLTHITNDHVDDAPAAKEVIKDFFQYVETTCTPCLVGHNIGFDVTVFKQELKRAGYKIKKPKVIDTLDLIHTVRPLLKGKDLEEYADIFQTPLVDRHTAKGDALTTAYLFCELVNQLGKRGYHTWGDLLQITESKHRRKYL encoded by the coding sequence ATGTTAAGAAGTCGTAGTAGATTCCGTTATACATTAGAAGAGGACATTCCTCTATCCACGTCATTAAGAGAACTTTCGTTTGTTGTTGTCGATACAGAGACCACAGGGTTCCAAGTAGAGAAGGAGGATCGACTTATCGAAATTGGAGCAGTAGGTATAGAACATCTTCAAGTAAAAGAGGAGACAGCATTTCAATCTTACATTAATCCACATCGATCAATCCCTGCTACGATTGAACAGCTAACCCATATAACAAATGATCATGTTGACGACGCCCCAGCTGCTAAAGAGGTTATTAAGGATTTCTTTCAATACGTCGAAACTACATGTACACCTTGTTTAGTTGGCCATAATATCGGCTTTGATGTAACCGTGTTTAAACAAGAGTTAAAACGAGCAGGCTACAAAATAAAAAAACCTAAAGTGATCGATACACTAGATTTAATTCATACAGTACGCCCCCTCCTAAAAGGAAAAGACCTAGAGGAGTACGCTGACATTTTTCAAACCCCATTAGTAGATAGACATACTGCAAAAGGCGATGCCCTCACTACGGCATATTTATTTTGTGAATTGGTGAATCAACTAGGTAAACGCGGCTATCACACATGGGGAGACCTCCTCCAAATTACAGAATCTAAACATAGACGTAAATACCTCTAA
- a CDS encoding DUF294 nucleotidyltransferase-like domain-containing protein produces MTHHTPPKDYHVKEKVKEHPIFQHLSSEQFEELYQNCQERLYKQGTMIADAQKRREGILLVVDGTAEVCAAGEEQELSEVLEVVQTGEILGLGSLHTFLEAHSFDEYAYMVGIRAVDSVVGLFVPYAVLEVLWEKEEIRTYFLHEVVTRLKDVYVSLAEQVKLAQQFGESEPFLRRVQDIMTVPVLTVEEHQSIQEAAKRMTSIKASSVVVVNSDQLVGLVTKNDLIGRVISTGRSVEEPIRNVMTRSPLTIHKSNYYYQALSGLILNGVHHYPVLDDNQKVVGMITLSDLLRKKNYQMFSAIHKVEQLNQHNLHEVKHEIYTVVSIMMKDQVPVAHILDVITQLYDRLARRAVELAIQSLEEKGEGKPPASFVWYQMGSAGRGEQFVLTDQDHFLVYEDGEDDQKEMIDEYFNKLGKEITNFLLQAGYERCPGGMMASEEEWQGSLSQWSATLRGWSIRATNDAMLKAQNFFSFRKVYGSQSVHQLFLSLIQQNIERSHIMLHRLAQVEKENPIPNLGQPIRSMLKLNRKQLDVKKEVLFPFHHALQILSLSNLIMEGTTFEKLEKLVKQHVITEEEGKEVSQAFSQVMSIYMKHKWDNLSSESSSSSIILFSRLATWEKELLINALKRLKIIQSRMYSTFPI; encoded by the coding sequence ATGACTCATCACACTCCTCCTAAAGATTATCATGTAAAAGAGAAAGTGAAGGAACACCCTATATTTCAGCATCTCTCAAGTGAACAATTTGAAGAGCTTTATCAAAATTGTCAAGAACGTCTTTATAAACAAGGAACAATGATTGCTGATGCTCAAAAAAGAAGAGAGGGAATTCTTCTAGTGGTAGATGGTACAGCAGAAGTCTGTGCCGCAGGGGAAGAACAAGAGCTTTCGGAAGTACTAGAAGTTGTCCAAACCGGGGAAATCCTCGGTTTGGGTAGCTTGCATACATTTTTGGAAGCTCATTCTTTTGATGAGTATGCGTACATGGTTGGAATTCGAGCCGTAGATTCAGTAGTAGGACTTTTTGTTCCTTATGCTGTGTTGGAGGTCCTATGGGAAAAAGAAGAAATTCGTACGTATTTCTTGCATGAGGTGGTTACGCGTTTAAAGGATGTCTATGTCTCGTTAGCAGAACAAGTGAAACTAGCGCAGCAGTTTGGGGAAAGTGAACCTTTCCTTCGACGAGTACAAGATATTATGACCGTTCCTGTGCTTACAGTGGAAGAGCATCAATCTATTCAAGAAGCAGCAAAACGGATGACTTCTATCAAAGCAAGTTCAGTTGTAGTCGTTAATTCTGATCAACTTGTAGGATTGGTTACTAAAAATGATTTGATTGGTCGTGTCATTTCTACAGGCCGATCTGTTGAAGAACCAATCCGAAATGTAATGACACGTTCTCCGCTTACCATTCATAAATCCAATTATTATTACCAGGCACTATCTGGGTTGATTTTAAATGGAGTTCATCATTACCCTGTCTTGGATGATAACCAAAAAGTAGTTGGAATGATTACGTTATCTGATTTACTACGCAAAAAGAATTATCAAATGTTTTCGGCTATACACAAAGTGGAACAGCTTAACCAACATAATTTACATGAGGTTAAACATGAAATTTATACAGTTGTATCTATTATGATGAAAGACCAAGTCCCAGTTGCGCATATTCTCGATGTGATCACCCAGTTGTATGACCGTTTGGCACGACGAGCCGTAGAACTTGCTATTCAGTCTCTAGAAGAAAAAGGTGAAGGGAAGCCACCTGCATCATTTGTGTGGTATCAGATGGGGAGCGCAGGTCGTGGGGAACAATTTGTGTTGACGGATCAAGACCACTTCCTTGTTTATGAGGATGGGGAAGATGACCAAAAGGAAATGATAGATGAATATTTTAATAAACTAGGTAAGGAAATTACGAACTTTTTATTGCAAGCTGGATATGAACGTTGTCCGGGCGGAATGATGGCAAGTGAAGAAGAATGGCAGGGGTCTCTATCTCAATGGAGCGCTACGCTACGAGGATGGTCCATTAGAGCAACAAACGATGCGATGCTTAAAGCGCAAAATTTTTTCTCGTTTCGAAAAGTGTATGGATCACAAAGCGTACATCAATTGTTTTTATCGTTGATTCAACAAAATATAGAACGCTCTCATATTATGCTCCATCGTCTTGCTCAAGTTGAAAAAGAAAACCCCATTCCTAATCTAGGACAGCCGATTCGTTCAATGTTGAAACTGAATCGAAAACAATTGGATGTAAAAAAAGAAGTATTGTTTCCTTTTCATCATGCTTTGCAAATTCTTTCCCTGTCTAACTTAATTATGGAGGGAACAACATTTGAAAAACTTGAAAAGCTTGTGAAGCAACATGTAATTACTGAAGAAGAAGGTAAGGAAGTTTCTCAGGCTTTTTCACAAGTGATGTCTATTTATATGAAGCACAAATGGGATAATCTGTCGAGTGAGTCTTCGTCTTCATCTATAATTTTGTTTAGTCGATTGGCAACATGGGAGAAAGAATTATTAATCAATGCTCTAAAGAGATTGAAAATCATACAAAGTAGAATGTATAGTACATTTCCTATCTAA
- a CDS encoding sodium:solute symporter family protein, whose translation MDAQFLVSFALIVATFGLYIGIAIYNKAKVTSDFYVAGRGVPPVFNGMAIGADWMSAASFIGLAGTVMLLGYDGLAYIMGWTGGYLLLTFLFAPQLRKYGRYTVPEFIGDRYQSNTARLIAAIATIIISFTYSVGQLSGSGVVIGRLLEVNASVGTLIGVVLIAFYSAMGGMKGITWTQVAQYVVLIIAYLIPVIFMAMQLTNNPIPWISYGEIVNEMKAMDQELGITEYVIPFTENTKWQFLALMFTLMAGTAGLPHVIVRFYTVATMKAARWSGAWALLFIGLLYLSAPAYAAFSRFILMDRVAGSSIDNLPAWTRSWVDTGKLSVADKSGDGVLQWSEIVISNDIVVMATPEIANLGILVIGLMAAGAMAAALSTAGGLMIAISAALSHDIYYRSINPHASEKKRLLVGRWSIVIATVVAGLVALNPPGAITQIVAWAFALASGSFFPALLLGVWWKRANGPGVIAGMVVGLSVTLGYIFAAKYGGFTILGIIDTGAGIFGAIAGVVTNLVVSLATKSPSKQVQEEVIDLRYPEQMTYKDGEVWMDDSSHSS comes from the coding sequence ATGGATGCACAGTTTTTAGTTTCGTTTGCTCTGATTGTTGCTACGTTTGGATTATACATAGGGATTGCGATTTATAACAAAGCGAAGGTAACCTCAGATTTTTATGTGGCAGGGCGTGGAGTACCACCTGTATTCAATGGGATGGCGATAGGTGCCGACTGGATGAGTGCCGCTTCATTCATTGGATTAGCAGGTACCGTCATGTTGCTTGGCTATGATGGTCTCGCCTATATTATGGGGTGGACAGGAGGTTATCTGTTATTAACGTTTTTATTCGCACCACAACTACGAAAATATGGACGTTACACGGTTCCAGAATTCATCGGAGACCGATATCAAAGTAATACAGCTAGATTAATAGCTGCTATTGCAACGATTATTATTAGTTTTACTTATTCTGTTGGTCAGTTGTCTGGATCTGGCGTTGTTATTGGGCGTTTACTTGAAGTAAATGCATCTGTTGGAACACTAATCGGTGTTGTGCTCATTGCCTTTTACTCAGCAATGGGTGGTATGAAAGGGATTACATGGACGCAGGTAGCTCAATATGTTGTATTGATTATTGCTTATTTAATTCCTGTTATCTTTATGGCAATGCAGCTAACCAACAATCCAATTCCTTGGATATCTTATGGTGAAATCGTTAATGAAATGAAGGCAATGGACCAGGAATTAGGGATTACGGAATATGTTATCCCATTCACTGAAAATACCAAATGGCAGTTCCTTGCGCTAATGTTTACATTAATGGCTGGTACAGCAGGTTTGCCACACGTTATTGTACGTTTCTATACCGTTGCAACGATGAAAGCAGCACGCTGGAGCGGGGCCTGGGCACTGTTGTTTATTGGACTTCTTTATTTGTCAGCTCCGGCTTACGCAGCGTTTTCTCGTTTTATTTTAATGGATAGAGTAGCTGGATCATCCATTGATAATCTTCCAGCATGGACGAGATCATGGGTAGATACAGGGAAACTTTCCGTAGCAGATAAGAGTGGAGATGGTGTCCTTCAGTGGTCCGAAATCGTCATCAGTAATGACATTGTAGTAATGGCCACACCAGAGATTGCCAATTTAGGCATATTGGTCATTGGGCTCATGGCAGCAGGGGCCATGGCGGCTGCTCTTTCTACAGCAGGTGGATTAATGATTGCGATATCTGCAGCTTTATCTCATGATATTTACTATCGTTCCATCAACCCTCATGCAAGTGAGAAAAAGAGACTTCTTGTTGGACGTTGGTCGATTGTTATTGCAACAGTAGTGGCAGGATTAGTGGCATTAAATCCTCCTGGAGCGATTACACAGATTGTAGCATGGGCGTTTGCATTGGCCTCAGGTTCCTTCTTCCCAGCATTGTTACTAGGTGTATGGTGGAAACGAGCGAATGGGCCAGGCGTTATTGCAGGAATGGTCGTAGGTTTATCCGTTACGTTAGGATATATCTTTGCTGCGAAATATGGAGGCTTCACGATCCTTGGAATTATTGATACTGGGGCAGGAATCTTTGGTGCTATCGCTGGGGTTGTGACGAATCTCGTGGTTTCACTAGCGACGAAGTCCCCATCTAAACAAGTTCAAGAAGAGGTCATTGATTTACGTTATCCTGAACAAATGACCTACAAAGATGGTGAGGTATGGATGGATGACTCATCACACTCCTCCTAA